The proteins below are encoded in one region of Pacificitalea manganoxidans:
- a CDS encoding BMP family ABC transporter substrate-binding protein, which translates to MKPIHSLLSGLTVAAALATGPAFAEAHMDKAKVGFVYVGPVGDGGWTYEHDQARQAVEAEFGDQVETVFVESVPEGPDSERVMTQMALDGADLIFTTSFGYMDPTINVASKFPDVKFEHATGYKRADNVSTYSARFYEGRAVQGHIAGKMTESNVIGYIGSVPIPEVIRGINSAYIHAKKANPDVQFKVVWVYSWFDPAKEADAAKVLIDQGADVILQHTDSTAPLAAAQEAGGVIGFGQASDMAEYKPEPRVSSIIDNWSPYYIERVKAVLDGTWESTDTWAGIGDGMVEIGEMTDAIPADVREEAQALADSIAAGEYHPFTGPLNKQDGTAWLAEGETADDGTLLGMNFYVEGLEGSIPQ; encoded by the coding sequence ATGAAACCCATCCATTCCCTGCTGAGCGGCCTGACCGTCGCAGCGGCGCTGGCCACCGGTCCGGCCTTTGCCGAGGCGCATATGGACAAGGCCAAGGTCGGCTTCGTCTATGTCGGTCCCGTGGGCGACGGCGGCTGGACATACGAGCATGATCAGGCGCGTCAGGCGGTCGAGGCCGAGTTTGGCGATCAGGTCGAAACGGTGTTCGTCGAAAGCGTCCCCGAAGGCCCCGACAGCGAGCGTGTGATGACGCAGATGGCGCTCGACGGTGCGGATCTGATCTTTACCACCTCGTTTGGCTACATGGACCCGACGATCAATGTCGCGTCGAAATTCCCGGATGTGAAATTCGAACACGCCACCGGCTACAAGCGCGCCGACAACGTTTCCACCTATTCCGCCCGCTTCTACGAAGGCCGCGCGGTTCAGGGCCACATCGCGGGCAAGATGACGGAAAGCAACGTGATCGGGTATATCGGCTCGGTGCCGATTCCCGAGGTGATCCGTGGCATCAACTCCGCCTATATCCATGCCAAAAAGGCCAACCCCGACGTGCAGTTCAAGGTCGTCTGGGTCTATAGCTGGTTCGATCCCGCCAAGGAGGCCGACGCGGCCAAGGTGCTGATCGATCAGGGCGCTGACGTGATCTTGCAGCATACCGACAGCACCGCCCCGCTGGCCGCCGCACAGGAAGCAGGCGGCGTCATCGGGTTTGGTCAGGCCTCTGACATGGCCGAATATAAGCCCGAGCCGCGCGTGTCCTCGATCATCGACAATTGGTCGCCCTACTACATCGAGCGGGTGAAAGCGGTTCTCGACGGCACGTGGGAAAGCACCGACACATGGGCCGGGATCGGCGACGGCATGGTCGAAATCGGCGAGATGACCGACGCGATCCCCGCCGACGTTCGGGAAGAGGCGCAGGCGCTGGCCGATTCCATCGCTGCGGGCGAATACCATCCCTTCACCGGCCCGCTGAACAAGCAGGACGGCACCGCGTGGCTGGCCGAGGGCGAAACCGCCGATGACGGCACCTTGCTGGGCATGAACTTCTACGTCGAAGGGCTGGAAGGCTCGATCCCGCAGTAA
- a CDS encoding GcvT family protein: MKTQVRALVVGGGAVGTAIAYHLGRAGWDVMLLERDELTAGSTWHAAGLLPLFNMSYATSHIHDYSVRFYKTLEEETGLNPGFAVVGNLRMAQSRARMDEFELYAATAESVGIPFEWLSPDDIADRWPLLRTQDLQGALFHPTDGYINPADVTQAMARGARQHGVSIERRWQVDAYRWTGAHWIVTARRMVESGGNLVPSDEVVEIAAEHVVTATGNHAQRTARQLGLRLPAIPVEHQYIVTEPDPALVEWRRTHGEHPVLRDADARWYVREERGGWILGPYERGAPARFPYGVPDSFRADLFPLDLDRIEAEYLSMIHRIPSSETAGLKDDYNGPICYTPDGNPLLGPAPGLRNMWLAEGFSFGITAAGGAGHYLAQLMTAGEAEIDMASIDPRRFGPWMTTDYAIAKNEEAYAHVYVLHHPDEERPAARPLRTAPCYDRLKARGAQFGQVNGWERPNYFAPDGFNDAASRSFRRGTWWPHAVAEAKAVREGVGLIDATPFAKHVLEGPGATAFLDWFTTNRLPRTGRISLTYALGPAGTIRSEYTVIREAEDRYYLVSAGAWHAYDGDWLAQAVAEGISRFGAMQLRDVTTQYGVFALAGPRSRDVLRGLVRDAEPATALSNARFPWLSAQQIELGMVPVLAARVAYTGELGWELHHPIEMQNHLFDQLMDAGAAHDLRLVGARAQNWLRQEKSYRAFGSDLGRDATPQEAGLERFVDMDKAFFGKEAMLATAPRSRCVTLLTDGPDDADPWGREAILHDGKGVGRLTSGGWSPVFQQSIGIGYVRPDLAEPGTHLKIRMQRELWDAEVVADSPHDPKNARLRADG; encoded by the coding sequence ATGAAGACACAGGTCAGGGCATTGGTTGTCGGCGGCGGCGCGGTGGGCACCGCGATTGCCTATCATCTGGGGCGCGCAGGCTGGGACGTGATGCTGCTGGAGCGGGACGAACTGACCGCAGGGTCCACATGGCACGCGGCGGGACTGCTGCCTTTGTTTAATATGAGCTACGCCACCAGCCACATCCACGATTACTCCGTTCGGTTTTACAAGACGCTGGAGGAGGAAACCGGCCTGAACCCCGGCTTTGCCGTCGTCGGAAACCTGCGCATGGCACAAAGCCGCGCGCGCATGGACGAGTTCGAGCTATACGCCGCGACGGCGGAATCGGTGGGCATCCCGTTTGAATGGCTGTCGCCCGATGACATTGCAGACCGTTGGCCGTTGCTGCGCACACAGGATTTGCAGGGCGCGCTGTTCCATCCCACCGATGGCTACATCAACCCCGCTGACGTGACGCAAGCGATGGCGCGCGGCGCCCGGCAGCACGGGGTCAGCATCGAACGGCGCTGGCAGGTCGACGCCTACCGGTGGACCGGCGCGCATTGGATCGTGACGGCACGGCGTATGGTGGAAAGCGGCGGCAACCTTGTGCCCTCGGACGAGGTGGTCGAAATCGCGGCGGAGCATGTGGTGACAGCCACCGGCAACCACGCGCAGCGCACCGCCCGGCAACTGGGCCTGCGCCTTCCCGCGATCCCGGTCGAACACCAGTACATCGTGACCGAGCCCGACCCGGCCTTGGTCGAGTGGCGCCGCACCCATGGGGAGCATCCGGTGCTGCGCGATGCCGACGCGCGCTGGTATGTGCGGGAGGAACGCGGCGGCTGGATTTTAGGCCCCTATGAGCGCGGCGCACCGGCACGGTTCCCCTATGGCGTGCCGGACAGCTTCCGCGCCGATCTGTTCCCCCTCGATCTGGACCGCATCGAGGCGGAGTATCTAAGCATGATCCACCGCATTCCGTCGTCCGAGACCGCCGGTCTGAAGGACGATTACAACGGGCCGATCTGCTACACGCCCGATGGCAATCCGCTGCTGGGGCCCGCGCCGGGCCTGCGCAACATGTGGCTGGCCGAAGGGTTCAGCTTTGGCATCACCGCGGCCGGGGGTGCCGGCCATTATCTGGCGCAGTTGATGACCGCAGGTGAGGCCGAAATCGACATGGCAAGCATTGACCCGCGCCGGTTCGGTCCGTGGATGACCACCGACTACGCAATCGCCAAGAACGAGGAGGCCTATGCCCATGTCTATGTCCTCCACCACCCGGATGAGGAGCGCCCCGCCGCGCGCCCCTTGCGCACCGCACCCTGCTATGACCGGCTAAAGGCGCGGGGCGCACAGTTTGGGCAGGTCAATGGCTGGGAGCGGCCCAATTACTTTGCCCCTGACGGGTTCAACGATGCCGCCAGCCGCAGCTTCCGGCGCGGCACATGGTGGCCCCATGCGGTGGCGGAGGCAAAGGCCGTGCGCGAGGGCGTCGGGCTGATTGATGCCACGCCCTTTGCCAAACATGTGCTGGAAGGTCCGGGGGCCACCGCGTTTCTCGACTGGTTTACGACGAACCGCCTGCCCCGCACCGGCCGCATCAGCCTGACCTATGCGTTGGGTCCGGCGGGCACGATCCGGTCGGAATATACCGTGATCCGCGAGGCCGAAGATCGATACTACCTTGTCTCCGCCGGAGCGTGGCATGCCTATGACGGGGATTGGCTGGCACAGGCGGTGGCCGAGGGCATTTCACGCTTCGGGGCGATGCAATTGCGCGACGTGACCACGCAATACGGGGTGTTCGCATTGGCCGGGCCGCGCAGCCGCGACGTGCTGCGCGGGCTGGTGCGCGATGCGGAGCCTGCGACCGCATTGTCGAATGCACGGTTTCCGTGGCTGTCGGCACAGCAGATCGAATTGGGGATGGTGCCGGTCCTTGCGGCGCGCGTGGCTTATACCGGCGAACTGGGCTGGGAACTGCATCATCCGATCGAAATGCAAAACCACCTGTTCGACCAATTGATGGATGCGGGTGCGGCGCATGATCTGCGGCTTGTCGGCGCGCGGGCTCAGAACTGGCTTCGGCAGGAGAAAAGCTACCGCGCGTTTGGCAGCGATCTGGGCCGGGACGCCACCCCGCAGGAGGCAGGTCTGGAACGGTTCGTCGATATGGATAAGGCATTTTTCGGCAAGGAGGCAATGCTGGCTACTGCGCCGCGCAGTCGCTGCGTCACGCTGCTGACCGACGGTCCGGACGATGCCGATCCGTGGGGGCGCGAGGCGATCTTGCACGACGGCAAGGGTGTCGGGCGGTTGACCTCCGGGGGCTGGTCGCCGGTGTTTCAGCAATCCATCGGGATCGGCTATGTGCGCCCTGATCTGGCGGAGCCGGGCACCCATCTGAAAATCCGGATGCAGCGGGAATTGTGGGATGCGGAAGTGGTGGCCGACAGCCCGCATGATCCAAAAAATGCCCGACTGCGCGCGGATGGGTAA
- the panC gene encoding pantoate--beta-alanine ligase: MDVFKDIAALRAARADMRGRVGLVPTMGYLHDGHMALVAAARAHCDHVLASIFVNPRQFGEAADLAAYPRDVERDMALLQDAGVDALFLPGVEAMYPAGAETVVTVPSLSDRLMGALRPGHFEGVATVVCKLFNITRPDVAYFGEKDYQQLLVIRRMAADLDTGVEVVGLPTVRDADGLALSSRNVRLSPSQRQPALVLNRALDAAAEATERGAPVDDIREAAAQLLATEPQADAPGIDVQDAATLSDLKGRPNAPVVILLTARFGDVLLIDQRVATPPTA; this comes from the coding sequence ATGGATGTATTCAAGGATATTGCCGCATTGCGCGCAGCGCGTGCCGATATGCGCGGCCGCGTGGGGCTGGTCCCGACGATGGGCTATTTGCATGATGGGCACATGGCGCTTGTCGCAGCAGCGCGCGCACACTGCGATCACGTCCTTGCGTCGATTTTCGTCAATCCGCGTCAATTCGGAGAGGCCGCAGACCTAGCGGCCTATCCCCGCGACGTCGAACGGGACATGGCGTTGCTACAGGATGCGGGCGTCGATGCGCTGTTTCTGCCGGGGGTGGAGGCCATGTATCCCGCAGGCGCGGAAACCGTTGTCACCGTGCCGAGCCTGTCGGATCGTCTGATGGGCGCGCTGCGGCCCGGCCATTTCGAGGGCGTGGCGACGGTGGTGTGCAAGCTGTTCAACATCACGCGCCCGGATGTCGCGTATTTCGGAGAGAAGGATTACCAGCAGCTTTTGGTGATCCGCCGCATGGCTGCCGACCTCGACACCGGGGTGGAGGTGGTGGGCCTGCCGACCGTGCGCGATGCGGATGGCTTGGCGTTAAGCTCCCGCAACGTGCGGCTCAGTCCGAGCCAGCGGCAGCCGGCGCTTGTGCTGAACCGGGCGCTCGATGCTGCGGCAGAGGCCACCGAGCGTGGCGCCCCGGTGGACGACATCCGCGAAGCGGCGGCCCAACTGCTCGCGACGGAGCCTCAGGCCGATGCGCCGGGGATCGACGTGCAGGATGCGGCAACCTTGTCCGACCTGAAGGGGCGTCCGAACGCGCCCGTGGTCATTTTGTTGACCGCGCGGTTTGGTGATGTGCTTTTGATCGATCAGCGGGTGGCCACGCCACCGACGGCGTGA
- a CDS encoding response regulator transcription factor, with product MANLKRILLVDDEDDLREALSEQLVMTEDFDVFEAGSGAEAMEKIKEGLYDLVILDVGLPDTDGRELCRLMRKQHVKCPILMLTGHDSDADTILGLDAGANDYVTKPFKFPVLLARIRAQLRQHEQSEDAVFQLGPYSFRPAMKMLVTEDDKKIRLTEKETNILKFLYRATEGVVARDVLLHEVWGYNAGVTTHTLETHIYRLRQKIEPDPSNARLLVTESGGYRLVA from the coding sequence ATGGCCAATCTCAAACGAATCCTCCTTGTCGATGACGAGGACGACCTGCGCGAAGCGCTGAGCGAACAGTTGGTGATGACCGAGGATTTCGACGTGTTCGAAGCAGGCTCGGGCGCCGAGGCGATGGAGAAGATCAAGGAAGGTCTCTATGACCTTGTGATCCTCGATGTGGGCCTGCCCGATACCGACGGGCGCGAGCTGTGCCGCCTGATGCGCAAACAGCATGTGAAATGCCCGATCCTGATGCTGACCGGTCACGATTCCGACGCCGACACCATTCTTGGGCTTGATGCCGGTGCCAATGACTATGTGACGAAGCCGTTCAAGTTTCCGGTGCTGCTGGCGCGGATCCGTGCCCAGCTGCGGCAGCACGAGCAGTCCGAGGACGCGGTTTTCCAGCTTGGGCCCTACAGCTTCCGCCCCGCGATGAAGATGTTGGTGACGGAGGATGACAAGAAGATCCGCCTGACCGAGAAGGAAACCAACATCCTGAAGTTCCTCTACCGCGCGACGGAGGGCGTCGTGGCCCGCGATGTGCTGCTGCATGAGGTTTGGGGCTATAACGCGGGGGTGACCACCCACACGTTGGAAACCCACATCTACCGCCTGCGTCAGAAGATCGAGCCCGATCCTTCGAACGCCCGGCTGTTGGTCACGGAAAGCGGCGGCTACCGGCTGGTAGCTTGA
- the ribA gene encoding GTP cyclohydrolase II yields MLFAPTPAERRARARADLRLGLPVAVVSGGAAAVAVSAETLTARRLAELRQAGTPVLAVSARRAATLKARAYDGDLARIELPDGADLMWVRAVADPSADLATPLKGPFTTRRDEGADLHRAALVLAKEARLLPAVLVLPLEGGREAARAADLTVLDLATDGPDPAGAAFADVAGARLPMDLAGQGRVHVFRPDDGGEEHYAIEVGRPDRSQPVLARLHSACFTGDVLGSLKCDCGPQLRTALARMGEAGAGVLLYLNQEGRGIGLANKMRAYALQDQGFDTVEANHRLGFEDDERDFRIGAALLRGLGFGQVRLLTNNPAKVAMMQANGIEVVDRVPLRAGHTAENAAYLATKAAKSGHLL; encoded by the coding sequence ATGCTGTTTGCCCCCACGCCAGCCGAACGTCGCGCCCGCGCGCGCGCTGACCTGCGTCTGGGCCTGCCGGTCGCGGTGGTTTCCGGCGGGGCGGCGGCGGTGGCGGTGTCGGCGGAAACGCTGACCGCGCGGCGGCTGGCGGAACTGCGCCAAGCGGGCACGCCGGTGCTGGCAGTCTCCGCGCGGCGTGCGGCGACCCTGAAGGCGCGCGCCTATGACGGGGATCTGGCACGGATCGAGTTGCCCGACGGCGCGGATCTGATGTGGGTTAGGGCCGTCGCGGACCCGTCCGCCGATCTTGCCACGCCGTTGAAGGGGCCGTTCACCACACGGCGCGATGAAGGCGCGGATCTGCACCGTGCCGCGTTGGTGCTGGCCAAGGAAGCGCGCCTGCTGCCTGCGGTTCTGGTGCTGCCGCTGGAGGGCGGGCGCGAGGCCGCGCGCGCCGCCGATTTGACGGTGCTGGATCTTGCCACCGACGGACCTGATCCGGCAGGCGCGGCCTTTGCCGATGTGGCTGGCGCACGGCTGCCGATGGATCTGGCAGGGCAGGGGCGGGTGCATGTGTTCCGCCCCGATGACGGCGGCGAAGAACACTACGCGATCGAGGTGGGCCGTCCCGACAGGTCACAGCCGGTTCTGGCGCGGCTGCATTCCGCGTGCTTCACTGGCGATGTTCTGGGCTCGCTCAAATGCGATTGCGGTCCGCAACTGCGCACCGCGCTGGCGCGAATGGGCGAGGCGGGCGCAGGCGTGCTGCTCTACCTCAATCAGGAAGGGCGCGGCATCGGGCTGGCCAACAAGATGCGGGCCTATGCGCTTCAGGATCAGGGATTTGACACCGTCGAGGCCAATCACCGGCTGGGGTTCGAGGATGACGAACGCGATTTCCGCATTGGCGCGGCGCTGCTGCGGGGGCTTGGCTTTGGTCAGGTGCGGCTGTTGACCAACAATCCCGCCAAGGTCGCGATGATGCAGGCCAATGGCATCGAGGTGGTGGACCGGGTGCCGCTGCGCGCAGGCCACACCGCCGAGAACGCCGCCTATCTCGCGACCAAGGCGGCCAAGTCGGGGCACCTGCTGTGA
- a CDS encoding L,D-transpeptidase family protein: MIATCWGAWLDGARLPCAIGRGGMTDDKREGDGASPRGFHRIAGLLYRADRVVRPAPWAQAIGPGDLWSDDGRDPEYNHAVRAPHGFGHERLHRADRLYDIVLLTDWNWPDAVPGRGSAIFLHRWRKPRHPTEGCIAFRPDHLLRVAARLHPGALIEIR; this comes from the coding sequence TTGATCGCGACCTGCTGGGGCGCGTGGCTTGATGGCGCGCGGTTGCCCTGCGCGATCGGGCGCGGTGGCATGACCGATGACAAGCGCGAAGGCGACGGGGCCAGCCCGCGCGGATTTCACCGGATCGCCGGGCTTCTTTATCGTGCGGACCGGGTGGTGCGCCCCGCGCCGTGGGCGCAGGCCATCGGTCCGGGGGATCTATGGTCCGACGACGGGCGCGACCCCGAGTATAACCATGCGGTGCGCGCGCCGCACGGGTTCGGGCACGAGCGTTTGCACAGGGCGGATCGGCTTTACGATATTGTTTTGCTGACGGATTGGAACTGGCCTGATGCGGTGCCGGGGCGGGGATCTGCTATTTTCCTGCATCGCTGGCGCAAGCCACGCCACCCCACCGAAGGCTGCATTGCGTTCCGCCCCGATCATCTGCTGCGGGTTGCGGCGCGGCTGCATCCCGGTGCGCTGATCGAAATTCGCTAG
- a CDS encoding GNAT family N-acetyltransferase has product MTDLRVAKGFAPDEAPEIAALFWQAFGPKLGRLLGPEPAARAYLAAVLQPRQALVARRGNGPPLGFAGVKQGAVGLMAGGLRELRDSYGLFGTLWRAPLLDLMANEAAPGTVVLDGIGVAACARGQGIGTALIEALHHEARQTGARQVRLELVEDNLRARALYERLGFRAAGRHRLGLTAPLLGHKRTVVMVRPL; this is encoded by the coding sequence ATGACCGATCTTCGCGTCGCCAAGGGCTTTGCCCCCGATGAAGCGCCCGAGATTGCCGCACTGTTCTGGCAGGCCTTCGGGCCCAAACTCGGGCGGCTGCTGGGGCCGGAGCCTGCGGCCCGTGCCTATCTCGCCGCCGTGCTGCAACCCCGGCAGGCATTGGTTGCGCGCCGTGGGAATGGGCCGCCGCTCGGCTTTGCCGGGGTAAAGCAGGGAGCGGTTGGATTGATGGCGGGCGGCCTGCGGGAGTTGCGCGACAGCTACGGGCTATTCGGCACGCTCTGGCGCGCGCCCTTGCTGGACCTGATGGCAAACGAGGCCGCCCCCGGCACCGTGGTTCTGGACGGGATCGGGGTGGCCGCCTGTGCTCGCGGACAGGGGATCGGGACCGCGTTGATCGAAGCGCTCCACCACGAAGCGCGCCAAACAGGCGCCCGGCAAGTGCGGCTGGAACTGGTCGAAGACAACCTGCGCGCCCGCGCGCTATACGAACGGCTTGGCTTTCGCGCGGCGGGGCGGCACCGGCTGGGCCTCACCGCGCCGTTGCTGGGGCACAAGCGCACGGTGGTGATGGTGCGACCGCTCTAG